In the genome of Acetomicrobium thermoterrenum DSM 13490, one region contains:
- a CDS encoding Mrp/NBP35 family ATP-binding protein yields the protein MNEDHDSAPIAKAKKVGVDHVLAIGSGKGGVGKSSVTALLAVALQRQGFKVGILDADLTGPSIPKLLGVDGMPKAAFSSLIPPVSPNLGIRVMSINLLLDDPYKPVIWRGPLVANVIKQFWEDVTWGEIDYLLVDLPPGTSDAPLTIMQLLPLDGFLAVTSPQSLSAMVVIKAVNMANMLSIPVLGAVENMSYAICPYCHQAWEPFGSSHSEELEEHNIPILAKLPIDPSIAKLGDEGKLETYDNAEVMQSLLAIATIK from the coding sequence ATGAATGAAGACCACGATAGTGCGCCAATCGCCAAAGCCAAGAAAGTGGGAGTGGATCATGTATTAGCTATAGGAAGTGGCAAAGGGGGCGTTGGAAAAAGCTCTGTTACTGCTCTGTTAGCTGTAGCTTTACAGCGACAAGGATTTAAGGTAGGTATTCTGGACGCAGACCTCACAGGGCCATCCATTCCAAAACTTTTAGGGGTGGATGGAATGCCTAAGGCTGCTTTTTCCAGCTTAATTCCACCGGTTTCGCCAAATCTTGGGATCCGCGTAATGTCCATAAATCTTCTCTTAGATGATCCTTACAAACCTGTGATATGGAGAGGACCCCTTGTAGCAAACGTTATAAAGCAATTTTGGGAAGATGTGACGTGGGGAGAGATTGACTATCTGTTGGTAGACTTGCCACCTGGCACTTCTGATGCCCCCCTCACGATCATGCAACTATTGCCTTTAGATGGTTTTTTGGCTGTCACATCACCCCAGTCCCTTTCGGCCATGGTTGTAATTAAGGCAGTGAACATGGCTAACATGTTGTCCATACCAGTTTTAGGTGCAGTGGAAAATATGAGTTATGCCATATGTCCTTACTGTCATCAGGCGTGGGAGCCCTTCGGTTCTAGCCACTCGGAAGAGTTGGAAGAACATAACATCCCTATTTTGGCCAAACTGCCCATAGATCCGTCAATTGCCAAACTTGGAGATGAAGGCAAGCTTGAAACCTACGATAACGCGGAGGTGATGCAGAGTCTTTTAGCTATCGCAACAATTAAGTAG